A region of the Verrucomicrobiota bacterium genome:
TGGTGCCCATGTAAGCTCTGTGGATTTCAGCACGCCATGCAAGTTCGTCCTGACTCAATTCTGCCTCCTCGCGTCGCGAGCGAATGGCCTGCCCCAGACGAATAGCGATCTTGTTTGCGGCCTTGTCTTTCGCTGCTCCCATCTCGTGGAGTGCATGATATTC
Encoded here:
- a CDS encoding helix-turn-helix transcriptional regulator, which codes for MGAAKDKAANKIAIRLGQAIRSRREEAELSQDELAWRAEIHRAYMGTIERGGQNITVYKLFQVARALGLNPSDILRDMEL